A genomic stretch from Erwinia sp. E_sp_B01_1 includes:
- the efeU gene encoding iron uptake transporter permease EfeU, with translation MFVPFLIMLREGLEAALIVSLIASYLKRTHRSEWFGAMWVGVFVAATLCLGVGWFINETTGEFPQKEQELFEGIVAVIAVCILTYMVFWMRKVSRNVKAQLEDAVDHALQKGSNSGWALIIMVFLAVAREGLESVFFLLAAFQQDVGLAPPVGAILGLAAAVVLGMLIYWGGVRLNLAVFFKWTGLFILFVAAGLAAGAIRAFHEAGLWNHFQSLAFDMSDTLSTSTLTGTLLEGMLGYQEAPSVSEVAVWLIYLIPALLLFFMPARPQAGALRPTR, from the coding sequence ATGTTTGTCCCGTTTCTAATTATGTTACGCGAGGGCCTGGAAGCCGCGCTGATAGTCAGTCTGATCGCCAGTTATCTTAAGCGAACCCACCGCAGCGAGTGGTTTGGTGCGATGTGGGTTGGGGTGTTTGTCGCCGCTACGTTATGCCTGGGCGTGGGCTGGTTTATCAATGAAACCACTGGCGAGTTCCCGCAGAAAGAGCAGGAGCTGTTTGAAGGGATCGTGGCGGTGATTGCCGTCTGCATCCTCACTTATATGGTGTTCTGGATGCGCAAGGTCTCCCGCAATGTGAAAGCCCAGCTGGAAGATGCTGTGGATCACGCCCTGCAGAAGGGCAGTAACAGCGGCTGGGCACTGATTATCATGGTGTTTCTGGCTGTCGCCCGTGAAGGCCTGGAATCGGTCTTCTTTCTGCTGGCCGCTTTCCAGCAGGATGTGGGGCTGGCTCCCCCGGTTGGCGCAATCCTGGGCCTTGCCGCTGCGGTGGTGCTCGGCATGCTGATCTACTGGGGCGGCGTGCGCCTGAATCTGGCCGTTTTCTTCAAATGGACCGGCCTGTTTATCCTGTTTGTCGCGGCCGGGCTGGCCGCAGGTGCCATCCGCGCCTTCCACGAAGCCGGGCTGTGGAATCATTTCCAGTCGCTGGCCTTTGATATGAGTGACACGCTCTCCACCAGCACGCTAACCGGCACGCTGCTGGAAGGGATGCTGGGTTACCAGGAAGCGCCAAGCGTCAGCGAAGTGGCGGTCTGGCTTATCTATCTGATTCCTGCACTGCTGCTGTTCTTTATGCCCGCGCGTCCTCAGGCTGGTGCACTGCGCCCGACGCGTTAA
- the tcyL gene encoding cystine ABC transporter permease translates to MQESIQLVLDSAPFLLKGAVFTLQLSIGGMFFGLLLGFILAMMRLSHFWPVAWLSRFYVSVFRGTPLIAQLFMIYYGLPQFGIELDPIPSAMIGLSLNTAAYASESLRGAIAAIERGQWEAAASIGMTRWQTMRRVVLPQAARTALPPLGNSFISLVKDTSLAATIQVPELFRQAQLITSRTLEVFTMYLAASLIYWVMATLLSILQSKLEAHVNRQDRE, encoded by the coding sequence ATGCAGGAAAGTATTCAACTGGTGCTGGATTCAGCACCTTTTTTATTGAAAGGCGCGGTCTTCACCTTACAGCTCAGTATCGGGGGCATGTTCTTTGGCCTGCTGCTGGGCTTTATCCTGGCGATGATGCGGCTTTCCCACTTCTGGCCGGTTGCCTGGCTCTCCCGCTTCTATGTGTCGGTCTTTCGCGGCACGCCGCTGATCGCCCAGCTCTTCATGATTTATTATGGCCTGCCACAGTTCGGTATAGAGCTTGACCCCATTCCTTCAGCAATGATCGGTTTGTCACTTAACACCGCCGCTTATGCTTCGGAATCGCTGCGCGGTGCGATTGCGGCGATTGAGCGCGGACAGTGGGAAGCCGCCGCCAGTATCGGCATGACGCGCTGGCAGACCATGCGCAGGGTGGTTTTACCGCAGGCGGCCCGCACGGCACTGCCTCCTCTGGGTAACAGCTTTATCAGCCTTGTAAAAGATACCTCGCTGGCCGCCACCATTCAGGTGCCGGAGTTGTTCCGTCAGGCGCAGCTGATCACCTCACGGACGCTGGAAGTGTTTACCATGTATCTGGCAGCCTCGCTGATCTACTGGGTGATGGCAACGCTGTTGTCCATTCTGCAAAGCAAGCTGGAAGCCCATGTTAACCGCCAGGATCGGGAGTGA
- the efeB gene encoding iron uptake transporter deferrochelatase/peroxidase subunit yields MARQPVDDAAMTSRRRLLKGMGILSGALAVGGGCPVHAAPDDKSFSPGALSPTARQEAQPYHGLHQAGITTPQQAAMMLVAFDVLATDKTDLERLFRLLDQRIQFLTKGGKAPPIANPRLPPMDSGILGEEIYPDNLTITVSVGTALFDQRFGLEAQKPLKLQTMTRFPNDSLDARLCHGDLLLQICANTNDTVIHALRDIIKHSPDLLSVRWRREGFISDHAARSKGKETPINLLGFKDGTGNPDTTNQPLMDSILWVTAGQGEPAWAVGGSYQAARIIQFHVEFWDRTPLREQETIFGRVKHSGAPLGMENEHDVPDYASDPEGTITPLDAHIRLANPRTPATQSNLMLRRGYSYSAGVSNAGQLEMGLLFVCYQHDLEKGFLSVQNRLNGEALEEYIKPIGGGYFFVLPGVRDDKHYLGQSLLEA; encoded by the coding sequence ATGGCAAGGCAACCTGTTGATGACGCGGCTATGACCTCGCGTCGTCGTTTGTTAAAAGGCATGGGCATCCTCAGCGGTGCCCTCGCTGTTGGCGGTGGCTGCCCGGTGCATGCCGCCCCGGATGATAAATCCTTCTCACCGGGGGCGTTATCCCCCACGGCCCGCCAGGAAGCGCAGCCCTATCATGGCCTGCATCAGGCGGGCATCACCACCCCGCAACAGGCCGCGATGATGCTCGTGGCCTTTGATGTGCTGGCAACGGATAAAACCGATCTGGAGCGCCTGTTCAGGCTGCTGGATCAGCGGATCCAGTTTCTGACCAAAGGGGGTAAAGCGCCGCCGATCGCTAATCCCCGTTTACCGCCGATGGATTCCGGCATTCTGGGCGAGGAGATCTATCCGGATAATCTCACCATCACCGTATCCGTTGGCACCGCGCTGTTTGATCAACGCTTTGGCCTTGAGGCGCAGAAGCCGCTGAAGCTTCAGACCATGACGCGTTTTCCTAATGACTCACTGGATGCCCGGCTCTGTCACGGTGATTTACTGCTGCAAATTTGTGCCAACACCAACGACACGGTGATCCACGCGCTGCGCGATATCATCAAGCATTCCCCTGATTTGCTCAGCGTCCGCTGGCGTCGTGAAGGTTTTATCTCTGACCATGCTGCCCGCAGCAAGGGCAAAGAGACGCCTATCAATCTGCTGGGCTTTAAAGATGGCACGGGTAACCCGGATACCACTAATCAACCGCTGATGGATTCGATTCTGTGGGTGACCGCAGGGCAGGGCGAACCGGCCTGGGCCGTGGGCGGCAGTTATCAGGCGGCCCGAATTATCCAGTTCCATGTTGAGTTCTGGGATCGCACTCCCTTACGTGAACAGGAGACGATCTTTGGCCGGGTCAAGCACAGTGGTGCGCCGCTGGGCATGGAGAACGAGCACGACGTGCCCGATTACGCCAGCGATCCGGAGGGCACCATCACGCCTCTGGATGCGCATATCAGGCTGGCCAACCCCCGCACGCCCGCCACGCAAAGCAATCTGATGCTTCGTCGTGGCTACAGCTACTCGGCAGGCGTCTCTAACGCTGGCCAGCTGGAGATGGGGCTCCTCTTTGTCTGTTATCAGCATGATTTGGAGAAGGGTTTTCTCAGCGTGCAAAACAGGCTGAACGGGGAAGCGCTGGAGGAATATATCAAACCGATCGGCGGGGGTTATTTCTTTGTGTTACCGGGCGTCAGGGATGATAAGCATTATCTTGGCCAGTCTTTACTGGAAGCCTGA
- the fliZ gene encoding flagella biosynthesis regulatory protein FliZ: protein MGSKTKMRPLSRYLKDYKHSQSNCSHCGKVLDRMALVFRGQIINKEAIARMDQLIDDQVWVKLQNELTALCRFCSDIFCNTHPNYFDIMAFKQYLFEQTEMSHSTIREYVVRLRRLDDMLSARNFPAENLRGNSWHQCLENDLPDAGNNNYRIALRKYDQFLGWQRT, encoded by the coding sequence ATGGGATCCAAAACAAAAATGAGGCCTTTAAGCCGCTATTTGAAAGATTACAAACACAGCCAGAGTAACTGTTCACATTGTGGGAAAGTGCTGGATCGTATGGCACTGGTGTTTCGTGGTCAGATAATAAATAAAGAGGCCATAGCCCGGATGGATCAGTTAATCGACGATCAGGTCTGGGTAAAACTTCAGAATGAACTGACCGCTTTGTGCCGCTTTTGCAGCGATATTTTCTGCAACACTCATCCGAATTATTTCGACATCATGGCGTTCAAACAGTATCTGTTCGAACAGACCGAGATGAGCCACAGCACCATTCGTGAATACGTCGTTCGCCTTCGCCGCCTTGACGATATGCTTTCGGCGCGTAATTTTCCTGCTGAAAATCTCCGTGGCAACAGCTGGCACCAGTGTCTGGAAAATGACCTGCCGGATGCAGGAAACAACAACTACCGCATTGCTTTGCGCAAATATGACCAGTTTTTAGGCTGGCAGCGCACTTAG
- the phoH gene encoding phosphate starvation-inducible protein PhoH — protein sequence MGRQKAVIKARREAKRVLRSDSRSHRQREEESVTSLVQMGGLDSIGMARDTRDHSPIEARNEAQAHYLKAIESKQLVFATGEAGCGKTWLSAAKAAEALIHKDVDRIIVTRPVLQADEDLGFLPGDISEKFAPYFRPVYDVLVKRLGSSFMQYCLRPEIGKVEIAPFAYMRGRTFENAVVILDEAQNVTAAQMKMFLTRLGENVTVIVNGDITQCDLPSHVQSGLSDALARFEDDEMIGVVRFGKEDCVRSVLCQRTLMAYS from the coding sequence ATGGGAAGACAGAAAGCAGTGATCAAAGCTCGTCGTGAAGCAAAACGCGTGCTTCGTAGCGATTCACGCAGTCATCGTCAGCGTGAAGAAGAATCGGTCACCTCGCTGGTGCAGATGGGTGGGTTAGATTCAATTGGCATGGCGCGTGATACCCGCGACCATTCACCGATTGAAGCCCGGAATGAAGCTCAGGCGCACTATCTTAAAGCCATAGAAAGCAAACAACTGGTCTTTGCCACGGGCGAAGCCGGTTGCGGTAAAACCTGGCTCAGCGCAGCAAAAGCCGCTGAGGCCCTGATTCATAAGGATGTGGACAGGATTATAGTGACGCGTCCGGTGTTACAGGCGGATGAGGATCTGGGGTTCCTCCCTGGAGATATCTCAGAGAAATTCGCACCCTACTTCCGGCCAGTCTACGACGTTCTGGTTAAACGTCTCGGTTCTTCCTTTATGCAGTACTGTCTGCGTCCCGAAATCGGCAAAGTAGAGATTGCTCCCTTCGCCTATATGCGTGGACGAACCTTTGAAAATGCCGTGGTGATCCTTGATGAGGCGCAAAACGTCACCGCCGCCCAGATGAAGATGTTCCTGACCCGCCTCGGGGAAAACGTCACCGTGATCGTCAATGGCGATATCACCCAGTGTGATTTGCCGTCGCACGTACAGTCAGGCCTCAGCGATGCGTTAGCCCGCTTTGAGGATGACGAGATGATTGGCGTGGTGCGTTTCGGTAAAGAAGACTGCGTCCGCTCGGTGCTCTGCCAGCGTACGCTGATGGCCTACAGCTAA
- a CDS encoding D-cysteine desulfhydrase, producing the protein MSLHLLPSFPKLELLGAPTPLEHLPRLSDYLGRDIFIKRDDFTPVALGGNKLRKLEFLAADALRQGADVLLTAGAIQSNHVRQTAAVAAKLGLKCVALLENPLGTTSPNYLHNGNRLLLELMDTEAIMVEALHDPLAQLEEQATRLEAQGFRPYVVPVGGSNALGALGYVECAQEMAHQIEGVVDFAAVVVASGSAGTHAGLAVGLEVLMPDTELVGVTVSRRAADQRPKVVAIQQQLAASLELTATAPITLWDEYFAPQYGEPNEEGMEAIKLLARLEGIFLDPVYTGKAMAGLIDGIAQKRFRREGPIAFVHTGGSPALFAYHPSV; encoded by the coding sequence TTGTCCTTACATCTTTTACCTTCCTTTCCTAAACTTGAGCTGCTGGGTGCGCCCACGCCGCTTGAGCATCTGCCACGCCTCTCAGATTATCTGGGCCGTGACATCTTTATTAAACGTGATGACTTCACCCCGGTTGCGCTCGGCGGCAATAAGCTGAGAAAACTGGAGTTCCTTGCCGCTGATGCACTGCGTCAGGGCGCCGACGTGCTGCTGACCGCCGGGGCTATCCAGTCCAACCATGTGCGGCAGACCGCAGCCGTGGCGGCTAAGCTCGGCCTGAAATGCGTCGCTCTGCTGGAAAACCCCCTGGGTACCACCTCTCCTAACTACCTGCATAACGGTAACCGTCTGCTGCTTGAGCTGATGGATACCGAAGCGATCATGGTTGAAGCCCTGCACGATCCGCTGGCACAGCTCGAAGAGCAGGCTACCCGTCTCGAAGCCCAGGGTTTCCGTCCTTATGTTGTACCGGTTGGCGGATCTAACGCGCTTGGCGCGCTGGGCTACGTGGAATGTGCACAGGAGATGGCGCACCAGATCGAAGGCGTGGTGGATTTTGCCGCCGTGGTGGTCGCCTCTGGCAGTGCCGGAACCCATGCAGGGCTGGCGGTTGGGCTGGAGGTGCTGATGCCGGATACCGAGCTGGTAGGCGTTACCGTTTCCCGCAGGGCGGCGGATCAGCGTCCTAAAGTGGTGGCCATTCAGCAACAGCTTGCCGCCTCGCTTGAGTTGACGGCCACGGCCCCGATTACGCTCTGGGATGAGTACTTCGCCCCGCAATACGGTGAGCCGAATGAAGAAGGGATGGAGGCGATCAAGCTGCTGGCCCGTCTTGAGGGGATCTTCCTCGACCCGGTCTATACTGGCAAAGCGATGGCCGGACTGATTGACGGGATCGCGCAAAAACGTTTTCGCCGTGAAGGTCCAATCGCCTTTGTTCATACGGGCGGATCGCCGGCGTTATTTGCTTATCACCCATCGGTATAA
- the efeO gene encoding iron uptake system protein EfeO: MTLRFRRQALNAALLTLLTGSAAAMAADIPQVNITVNDKQCDPMSVTVKAGKTQFIIKNNSQKGLEWEILKGVMVVEERENIAPGFTQKLTANLEPGEYDLTCGLLSNPKGKLIVKGTQAASDGKPDVMQLAGPITEYKAYVTQEVVDLVASTKAFTDAIKAGDIEKAKALYAPTRRHYERIEPIAELFSDLDGSIDAREDDYEKKAEDPKFTGFHRLEKALWGDNSTKGMESYAEQLNTDVLDLQKRIDELAFPPGKVVGGAAGLIEEVASSKISGEEDRYSRTDLWDFQANVDGAQKIVTLLRPMLQKADAPLLAKIDANFKKVDSILSKYRTKDGYESYDKLTDADRNAMKGPITTLAEDLSRLRGTLGLD; the protein is encoded by the coding sequence ATGACTCTTCGTTTTCGCCGGCAGGCGCTGAATGCTGCGCTGCTGACTCTGCTTACCGGTTCTGCTGCGGCAATGGCTGCTGATATTCCCCAGGTGAACATCACCGTGAATGACAAACAGTGTGACCCGATGAGCGTCACCGTTAAGGCGGGCAAAACCCAGTTCATTATCAAAAACAACAGCCAGAAAGGGCTGGAGTGGGAGATCCTGAAAGGGGTGATGGTGGTGGAAGAGCGTGAAAATATCGCGCCAGGCTTTACTCAGAAACTCACCGCTAACCTTGAACCCGGTGAATACGACCTCACCTGTGGCCTGTTGAGCAACCCGAAAGGCAAGCTGATTGTCAAAGGCACTCAGGCCGCTTCTGATGGCAAGCCGGATGTGATGCAGCTCGCCGGTCCGATTACCGAATACAAAGCTTACGTGACCCAGGAAGTGGTGGACCTGGTTGCCAGTACCAAAGCGTTTACCGACGCGATCAAAGCCGGTGACATCGAAAAGGCCAAGGCCCTGTATGCGCCTACCCGCCGCCATTACGAGCGTATCGAACCTATTGCGGAACTCTTCTCCGACCTCGATGGCAGCATTGATGCCCGTGAAGATGACTATGAGAAGAAAGCGGAAGATCCTAAATTCACCGGCTTCCACCGCCTGGAAAAAGCGCTGTGGGGCGACAACAGCACCAAAGGCATGGAGAGTTATGCTGAGCAGCTCAACACCGATGTGCTGGATCTGCAAAAGCGGATTGATGAACTCGCCTTCCCGCCGGGTAAAGTAGTAGGCGGGGCTGCCGGGCTGATCGAGGAAGTGGCTTCCAGCAAAATCTCGGGTGAAGAAGATCGTTACAGCCGTACTGACCTGTGGGACTTCCAGGCTAACGTTGACGGCGCGCAAAAAATTGTTACCCTGCTGCGTCCGATGCTGCAGAAAGCCGATGCGCCATTACTGGCGAAAATCGATGCTAACTTCAAAAAAGTGGACAGCATTCTCTCTAAATACCGTACCAAAGATGGTTACGAATCTTACGACAAGCTGACTGATGCCGACCGTAACGCGATGAAAGGCCCGATCACCACCCTGGCTGAAGACCTTTCCAGACTGCGCGGAACGCTGGGACTGGATTAA
- a CDS encoding acyltransferase family protein, which yields MNNTHKKDIAWVNSLKGGCILLVVLYHVVLPGYAEMVTHLTAGFLPAKLWVAFNNYLSPLRMPAFFFVSGLLAANAIINRPWKQVFTSRVTNLFYLYFLWGLIQWLMINGVSGEIMGDHLSDNVNAAWASTPWEFLKLMLLAMSSSWYLYALGLFFLFAKLFRRQKVLMMLVAAALNYAAIVKAIPGWGPESLSQYFIFFLFGAFYSRTMMRWSEWHQSNLLPWTTITALAAVHALIGLPKSIFLCVMAILFCIAACRLLNHFFSMSWLNWIGKNTLQIYVLHRIFIEFFGMSAILYAVNHHLFASKAFSMAWAVGFPIAMVVLCAGCSVGIWTLLNRGIGKNLFIYPKLLRMKLNL from the coding sequence ATGAATAATACTCACAAGAAAGATATCGCCTGGGTTAACAGCCTCAAAGGCGGTTGTATATTGTTAGTGGTTTTATATCACGTTGTACTGCCAGGTTATGCTGAAATGGTGACGCATCTGACCGCCGGATTTTTACCGGCAAAATTATGGGTTGCTTTTAATAATTATCTCTCCCCGCTCCGAATGCCCGCCTTTTTCTTTGTCTCCGGCCTGCTGGCGGCCAATGCTATTATCAATCGCCCCTGGAAACAGGTTTTCACCAGCCGCGTCACCAATCTGTTCTACCTCTACTTCCTGTGGGGACTGATACAGTGGCTGATGATCAACGGCGTCTCTGGCGAAATCATGGGCGATCATCTCTCGGATAACGTCAACGCGGCCTGGGCCTCCACCCCGTGGGAGTTCCTTAAGCTGATGCTTCTGGCGATGAGCTCCTCCTGGTATTTGTACGCGCTGGGTCTGTTCTTCCTGTTTGCCAAGCTGTTCCGGCGGCAGAAAGTGCTGATGATGCTGGTGGCGGCGGCGCTGAACTATGCGGCTATCGTTAAAGCTATCCCCGGCTGGGGGCCGGAAAGCCTGTCGCAGTACTTTATCTTCTTCCTGTTTGGGGCATTTTACAGCCGCACCATGATGCGCTGGAGTGAGTGGCACCAGAGTAACCTCCTGCCCTGGACCACCATCACCGCACTGGCGGCAGTCCATGCGCTGATCGGCCTGCCGAAAAGCATCTTCCTGTGCGTGATGGCTATCCTGTTCTGTATCGCCGCCTGTCGCCTGCTCAACCATTTCTTCAGCATGAGCTGGTTAAACTGGATCGGAAAAAATACGCTGCAAATCTATGTCCTGCACCGTATCTTCATTGAGTTCTTTGGCATGTCAGCGATCCTGTATGCCGTCAATCATCATCTGTTCGCCAGCAAAGCATTCTCTATGGCGTGGGCCGTGGGCTTCCCGATTGCGATGGTGGTGCTGTGCGCCGGTTGCTCGGTGGGGATCTGGACGCTGCTGAACCGGGGAATTGGCAAAAATCTGTTTATCTACCCAAAACTGCTGCGGATGAAGCTGAATCTGTAG
- the putP gene encoding sodium/proline symporter PutP — protein sequence MTVSTPMMVTFSVYILGMVLIGFIAYRSTKNFDDYILGGRSLGSMVTALSAGASDMSGWLLMGLPGAIFLSGISESWIAIGLTIGAYLNWKIVAGRLRVQTEHHDNALTLPDFFSSRFEDSSKMLRVISALVILIFFTIYCASGIVAGARLFESTFGMSYETALWAGAAATIVYTFVGGFLAVSWTDTVQAALMFFALILTPVMVIIAVGGLGDAMQVIQAKSFENTDMLKNLNFVAIISLLGWGLGYFGQPHILARFMAADSHRSIRTARRIGMTWMILCLAGAVAVGFFGIAYFQNNVAQAAGVSENGERIFIELARILFNPWIAGILLSAILAAVMSTLSCQLLVCSSALTEDLYKNFLRKNATQRELVWVGRMMVLLVAAIAIALASNPENRVLGLVSYAWAGFGAAFGPVVLFSLIWKRMTRNGALAGMIIGAVTVLVWKQYGWLDLYEIIPGFLFASLAILIVSLMGREPSAAARKRFDAAEAEYNAV from the coding sequence ATGACTGTAAGTACACCAATGATGGTGACCTTTAGCGTGTATATCCTCGGCATGGTGCTGATAGGTTTTATTGCGTACCGGTCTACAAAAAACTTTGATGACTATATTCTTGGCGGACGCAGCCTGGGGAGCATGGTTACCGCGCTTTCAGCCGGGGCATCGGATATGAGCGGCTGGCTGCTGATGGGGCTGCCGGGGGCTATTTTCCTTTCCGGTATTTCCGAGAGCTGGATCGCCATTGGCCTGACTATCGGCGCGTACCTCAACTGGAAGATTGTGGCCGGTCGTCTGCGTGTACAGACTGAACATCATGATAATGCGCTGACGCTGCCTGATTTCTTCTCCAGCCGTTTTGAAGACAGCAGCAAAATGTTAAGGGTTATCTCTGCACTGGTTATTCTGATCTTCTTCACTATCTACTGTGCTTCCGGCATCGTGGCTGGTGCGCGACTGTTCGAAAGCACCTTCGGCATGAGCTATGAAACGGCGCTCTGGGCTGGGGCTGCTGCAACCATCGTCTATACCTTTGTTGGGGGCTTCCTGGCCGTGAGCTGGACGGATACCGTTCAGGCTGCGCTGATGTTCTTTGCCCTGATCCTGACGCCGGTGATGGTTATCATTGCCGTAGGCGGGCTGGGCGATGCGATGCAGGTTATTCAGGCCAAAAGCTTTGAAAATACCGATATGCTGAAAAACCTGAACTTTGTCGCCATTATCTCGCTGCTGGGCTGGGGACTGGGCTACTTTGGTCAGCCACATATTCTCGCGCGCTTTATGGCGGCGGATTCTCACCGCTCCATCCGCACCGCTCGTCGTATCGGCATGACCTGGATGATCCTGTGTCTGGCTGGTGCGGTGGCCGTGGGCTTCTTCGGCATCGCTTACTTCCAGAACAACGTCGCCCAGGCTGCTGGCGTCTCTGAAAACGGCGAACGCATCTTTATTGAGCTGGCCCGTATTCTGTTCAATCCGTGGATTGCCGGTATCCTGCTTTCAGCGATCCTGGCGGCGGTGATGTCCACCCTGAGCTGCCAGCTGCTGGTTTGCTCCAGTGCGCTGACGGAAGATCTCTATAAAAACTTCCTGCGTAAGAATGCTACCCAGCGTGAGCTGGTGTGGGTGGGGCGCATGATGGTGCTGCTGGTGGCGGCGATCGCCATTGCCCTGGCCTCTAACCCTGAAAACCGCGTGCTGGGTCTGGTGAGCTACGCCTGGGCTGGCTTTGGGGCAGCTTTTGGGCCTGTGGTGCTGTTCTCGCTGATCTGGAAACGCATGACCCGCAACGGCGCGCTGGCCGGTATGATTATCGGTGCAGTAACCGTGCTGGTGTGGAAACAGTATGGCTGGCTGGATCTGTACGAAATCATTCCGGGCTTCCTGTTTGCCAGCCTGGCGATTCTGATTGTCAGCCTGATGGGCCGTGAACCCTCAGCCGCAGCCCGCAAACGTTTTGATGCCGCAGAAGCGGAATACAACGCAGTGTAA
- the tcyJ gene encoding cystine ABC transporter substrate-binding protein codes for MNFSLVRRRLVAGAISLALVAGFSMNALAAEENLLSKVKERGSLLVGLEGTYPPFSFQDENGKLAGFEVDFAEALAQHLGVKASLKPTKWDGMLASLDSKRIDVVINQVTISDERKKKYDFSTPYTISGIQALTKKENAASITKPEDLSGKKVGVGLGSNYEQWLRENVKGVDIRTYDDDPTKYQDLRVGRINAILVDRLAALDLVKKTGNTLAAAGPAFSRQESGVALRKGNTQLLDAIDKAIAEMQKDGTMAKLSEKWFGADVTK; via the coding sequence ATGAATTTCTCTCTGGTCCGTCGTCGTCTGGTTGCGGGGGCGATCTCACTGGCGTTGGTTGCCGGTTTCTCCATGAATGCCCTGGCCGCTGAAGAGAATCTTCTCAGCAAAGTCAAAGAGCGTGGCTCACTGCTGGTGGGGCTGGAAGGAACCTATCCTCCGTTCAGTTTTCAGGATGAAAACGGCAAGCTGGCCGGTTTTGAAGTCGACTTTGCCGAAGCGCTGGCACAGCACCTGGGCGTAAAGGCCAGCCTCAAACCGACCAAATGGGACGGGATGCTGGCCTCGCTGGACTCTAAACGCATCGATGTGGTGATCAATCAGGTGACCATCTCCGACGAGCGTAAGAAAAAATATGATTTTTCCACGCCTTACACCATTTCCGGTATTCAGGCGCTGACCAAAAAAGAGAACGCGGCCAGCATTACCAAACCTGAGGACCTCAGCGGTAAAAAAGTCGGCGTTGGCCTTGGCTCCAACTACGAGCAGTGGCTGCGTGAAAACGTCAAGGGTGTGGATATCCGTACCTATGATGATGACCCGACTAAATATCAGGATCTGCGCGTGGGTCGTATCAATGCCATCCTGGTGGATCGCCTGGCAGCGCTGGATTTGGTGAAGAAAACCGGCAACACGCTGGCGGCCGCTGGTCCTGCCTTCTCCCGTCAGGAGTCTGGCGTGGCGCTGCGTAAAGGCAATACACAGTTGCTGGATGCGATCGATAAAGCCATTGCGGAGATGCAGAAGGACGGCACTATGGCTAAGCTTTCTGAAAAATGGTTCGGCGCGGACGTAACTAAATAA
- the tcyN gene encoding L-cystine ABC transporter ATP-binding protein TcyN has protein sequence MSAIEVSKLVKKFNGQTVLHGIDLEVKPGEVVAIIGPSGSGKTTLLRSINLLEVPDSGTIQVGHIKIDASLGMNRQKEQVRQLRQQVGFVFQSFNLFPHRSVMENIIEGPTIVKREPVAEATARARELLEKVGLQGKEKSYPRKLSGGQQQRVAIARALAMRPEVILFDEPTSALDPELVGEVLNTIRALAEERRTLVIVTHEMSFARDVADRAIFMDQGRIVEQGDAKALFTNPQHPRTRQFLEKFLTQ, from the coding sequence ATGAGCGCTATCGAAGTCAGTAAGCTGGTAAAAAAATTCAACGGGCAGACGGTGCTGCACGGCATCGATCTGGAGGTGAAACCGGGTGAGGTTGTGGCGATTATCGGCCCCAGCGGCTCCGGGAAAACCACATTACTGCGCAGCATCAATCTGCTTGAAGTGCCGGACAGCGGCACTATTCAGGTCGGTCACATCAAAATAGATGCTTCACTGGGCATGAACAGGCAGAAAGAGCAGGTGCGGCAACTGCGTCAGCAGGTGGGATTTGTCTTTCAGAGCTTCAACCTCTTTCCCCACCGGTCAGTGATGGAAAACATCATTGAAGGACCGACCATCGTGAAACGCGAGCCTGTGGCAGAAGCAACTGCCCGTGCCCGCGAGCTGCTGGAGAAGGTGGGCCTGCAGGGCAAGGAGAAGAGTTACCCACGCAAACTGTCCGGTGGGCAGCAGCAGCGGGTAGCCATTGCCCGTGCGCTGGCGATGCGCCCTGAAGTGATCCTCTTTGATGAACCGACTTCAGCGCTGGATCCTGAGCTGGTGGGAGAGGTGCTGAACACCATTCGCGCGCTGGCAGAAGAGAGACGCACGCTGGTGATTGTCACCCATGAGATGAGCTTTGCCCGCGATGTGGCCGACAGGGCGATATTTATGGATCAGGGACGTATCGTAGAACAGGGCGATGCTAAAGCGCTCTTTACCAATCCTCAACACCCCCGCACCCGCCAGTTTCTGGAAAAATTCCTTACCCAGTAG